TCGGCCTTGTTGGTATAGGACTCGTTGCCGAGCGTCCCGTGCTTGAGTTCCCCGCCGGGGGCCACGATCTCGTACTGGTCCTTGCCGATGAGGCGGTAACTCGTGACCGTCTTGAAGTCCGGCACGTTCCGCACCGCGCAGATGTTCCGCCAGGTCCGCTCGACGCTGAAGAAGCCTTCCAGCAGGAACTTGTTGGCGACGTTCGAGAGGATGCCGCCGATGTCCACCGTAGAGAAGCCGGCGGCCTGCACCTGCCGCCCGAAGGCGTAGCGCAGGGCCTCCCGGCTGTCGCGGAAGGAGCGCTCGGGGTAGCCGTTGGCCCAGGCGGCCTCGAGGAAGAGTTCCTGGAGGCCGATGCCGCCCCGGAAGCGCCGCTCGGCCTGCTCCAGCACCTCCTCGTGGTAGTGCTTCTCCGGCTCGGCGAGCTTGGCCGTCAGGACGCACGCCGCCTCCAGCGTCGCCGCGTCGCACGACCGGCCGCGGTCGCCGCGGATGGCCAGATGCACGTCCGCCTGCGGGCGGCTTTCCCGCATGGCCTTGAGGACCTTCTGCGAGGTCTCCTCGACCGACCAGCCCAGGCGGATGGCGTCCCGCTCGATGCGCGGGAACTCGCCCGCGCAAGTCTCCTGGATGGCGGCCACGCGCTCGCGCTCGGCGCGGACGGCGCCGGCCGCTTCCTCGCGGGCATTCGCCACAGCCTGCACCGCCGCGTCCTGAGACGCGGTCGCCTTCACCACGGGCTGCGGGTTCGCAGCCACCGGCTTCTTGCCTGCCTGCCGGTCAGGCAGGTCCTTGTCGTCCTGCTCGAAGTCCGGCCTGCCCGCCGAAGCCTTGGCAAAGGCGGGCGGTTCCTTGCCGGCCTCGAACGCCGCCTTCAGCTTGGCGGTCTTCTCCTCGTCCAGCGCGGCGGCGTCGATGCCGTGCTCCTCAAGCCACTTTTCGAAGTCCATGACGTTGCCTCCGTACAGGTTGAACCGTGCCGCGAGCTTCATCCTTGTCGAGGCGTCCGCGCCCACGGCGACGACCGACACCTCACGCAAGACTGCCTTTTTCACGTGATAGAACGGCCCCTCGTGCTCCTGGCCGTTGACGCTCCGGCGCGAGCGGACCAGGTCCCACTCCAGCACCTCCGCGCCGATGGAGAGCTGCCACTCCGCTCCCGCCCGGGCCTGCTCGACGATGCCCCTGGCCTGGCCGCTGGAGGAGAGAATCTCCCCCTCGACGACGAGCGTGTCACCGTCCACGCGGGCCTTCACCATGCCGACCCGCGCGCCCGTGCGGTTCTCATGGTTCGTCAGCAGCGGCACCGCGTCGGGAATCTCCAGTCCCGCGAGGTCCACGACCACCGGGTGCCGCCAGCCGGGCAGGCGCATCTTCCCGCCCGAGTAGGCCACGCCCATCACGCGGATGCGGCCTGCCTGCGCCGCGAGCGTCGCGGCAGGCAGGCCAGTCGGGCCTTCGCCGCTTGCGGCCTCGACGACCAGGAACTCTCCGCCCTGGTCGGCCAGAGACTCCGCCGCGCCCTCGGCCTTCTCGCCGGCGGGCTCGAAGAGGATGGGCTTGTGGCCATGCTCCTTCAGCCACGCCTTGGCCTCATCCACGCTGAATTTCTCCGCGTCGAACCGGATGGCCTGGAGCTCCGCTTTGCCGTCGGCGGTGATGCCCCAGACCGCGTGGATGCCGGGGCCGAACTTGTCGTTCTCCCGGCGGAACCGCTCGTAGCGCGACGGGTCCTTCAGGCGCGCACTGTGTTCAGTGGGATAAGGCATGCGCCGCCTCCTCGATTTCGTCGGGGGACTCGTCGTTTGCCTCGCGCGCGGGCAAGCCCGGCG
This sequence is a window from Planctomycetota bacterium. Protein-coding genes within it:
- a CDS encoding HK97 family phage prohead protease, which gives rise to MPYPTEHSARLKDPSRYERFRRENDKFGPGIHAVWGITADGKAELQAIRFDAEKFSVDEAKAWLKEHGHKPILFEPAGEKAEGAAESLADQGGEFLVVEAASGEGPTGLPAATLAAQAGRIRVMGVAYSGGKMRLPGWRHPVVVDLAGLEIPDAVPLLTNHENRTGARVGMVKARVDGDTLVVEGEILSSSGQARGIVEQARAGAEWQLSIGAEVLEWDLVRSRRSVNGQEHEGPFYHVKKAVLREVSVVAVGADASTRMKLAARFNLYGGNVMDFEKWLEEHGIDAAALDEEKTAKLKAAFEAGKEPPAFAKASAGRPDFEQDDKDLPDRQAGKKPVAANPQPVVKATASQDAAVQAVANAREEAAGAVRAERERVAAIQETCAGEFPRIERDAIRLGWSVEETSQKVLKAMRESRPQADVHLAIRGDRGRSCDAATLEAACVLTAKLAEPEKHYHEEVLEQAERRFRGGIGLQELFLEAAWANGYPERSFRDSREALRYAFGRQVQAAGFSTVDIGGILSNVANKFLLEGFFSVERTWRNICAVRNVPDFKTVTSYRLIGKDQYEIVAPGGELKHGTLGNESYTNKADTYGLMLSIDRRDIINDDLGAITLVPRKLGRGSGLKINDVFWTCFLNNAAFFTAGNKNYLTGADTVLSIDGLTKAEVAFMDQVDSDGKPIGVMPAILLVPTALSAMGTQLYKSLEIRDTTSSTKYPIANPHVGKFRVEVSRYLANAAYTGSSAKAWYLLADPADLPVIEVAFLNGQESPTIETAEADFNVLGVRMRGFHDFGVSLQDPRGGLKSKGEV